TGGAGGGTGTCACGGTCGTCGTCGAGGCGCTGACGGGCATCCTGCTGGCGGCCTTCTCGACGCTCTTCCTGCTCTACGACGGCAAGCGCATCTGGCAGTGGACGCTGAAGCTGGTGCCGGCCGCGGCCCGGCCGGGCGTCGCCGGCGCCGGCCCGCGCGCGTGGCGGACGCTGACGGCGTACGTGCGCGGCACGGTGATCGTGGCGCTGATCGACGCCATCTTCATCGGCCTCGGCATCTACTTCCTGGACGTGCCGATGGCCGTCCCGCTGGCCGTGTTCATCTTCCTGTTCGCCTTCATCCCGCTCGTCGGAGCGGTGGTGTCCGGCGCGCTCGCGGTGGTCGTGGCGCTGGTGACGCAGGGCGTGTTCGCGGCCGTCATGACCCTCGTGGTGGTGCTGGCGGTGCAGCAGATCGAGGGGCACATCCTCCAGCCGTTCATCCTCGGGCGCGCGGTGCGGGTCCACCCGCTGGCCGTGGTGCTGTCCGTGGCGGCCGGCGGCATGATCGCCGGCATCGGCGGCGCGGTGGTCGCCGTTCCGCTGGTGGCGGTGACGAACACCGTCGTGGGCTATCTGCGGGCGTACTCGCGGGAGGCCGCCGTGCGGCAGGCCCCGAAACCGCGCGGGGCGACGTCGACCGACGCGTCCCCGGCGACGGACCATCCGCCGAAGCCCGCGGAGACCGAGCCGCCGCCGCCGGACGCCTCGCCGGCGTAGGGCTCCCGGCGGCGAGGAGGACACACGCGGCGGGCCCCGCTCACCGGGTCGGTGAGCGGGGCCCGTGTCGTGTGCCGCGGGGTTACTGCGCGGCCAGGACCGCCTCGGCGTCCAGCGTGACGCCGACGGCCTCGACCACGGCGGCGATCTTGAACGCCTCCTGGATCGTGTCGCGGTCCACACCGGCCTTGCGGAGTACCTGCTCGTGCGAGTCCAGGCACATGCCGCAGCCGTTGATGGCGGACACCGCGAAGGACCACAGCTCGAAGTCGACCTTGTCGACGCCCGGGTTGCCGATGACGTTCATCCGCAGGCCGGCGCGCAGGGTGCCGTACTCGTGGTCCGACAGCAGGTGCCGGGTGCGGTAGAAGACGTTGTTCATCGCCATGACGGCGGCGGCCGACTTGGCGGCCGAGTACGCCTCCGGCGACAGGTTCGCCTTCGCCTCCGGCTCCAGCTCACGCAGCACGATGGGGGAGCGCGAGGCGATGGCGGTCGCCAGCACGGTGCCCCACAGCTGCTGCGCCGGGAGGTCGGAGTTGCCGATGACCGAGCCCAGGTT
This region of Streptomyces ambofaciens ATCC 23877 genomic DNA includes:
- a CDS encoding alkyl hydroperoxide reductase, with the protein product MSLDSLKSAVPDYAKDLKLNLGSVIGNSDLPAQQLWGTVLATAIASRSPIVLRELEPEAKANLSPEAYSAAKSAAAVMAMNNVFYRTRHLLSDHEYGTLRAGLRMNVIGNPGVDKVDFELWSFAVSAINGCGMCLDSHEQVLRKAGVDRDTIQEAFKIAAVVEAVGVTLDAEAVLAAQ
- a CDS encoding AI-2E family transporter, which translates into the protein MSRVPGWLGRLGAGLTQMSKRLDQRREEARREEAEDGPAPAADHGPPPAQDVPVEHLAPHRQLVVQNRPDPAQAVPWGVRVAAEAGWRLLVLAGTVWVLMRVISAVQLVVLAFVAALLITALLQPTVAWLRRHGVPRGPATALTAILGFVVMGLIGWFVTWQVMENIDNLSDQVQDGIDELRNWLLNSPFHVTDKQINEIASNLREAVGANTDQITSAGLEGVTVVVEALTGILLAAFSTLFLLYDGKRIWQWTLKLVPAAARPGVAGAGPRAWRTLTAYVRGTVIVALIDAIFIGLGIYFLDVPMAVPLAVFIFLFAFIPLVGAVVSGALAVVVALVTQGVFAAVMTLVVVLAVQQIEGHILQPFILGRAVRVHPLAVVLSVAAGGMIAGIGGAVVAVPLVAVTNTVVGYLRAYSREAAVRQAPKPRGATSTDASPATDHPPKPAETEPPPPDASPA